One region of Pseudomonas glycinae genomic DNA includes:
- a CDS encoding MFS transporter, protein MAVLDSMSTGSAPHHSVSREERKVIFASSLGTVFEWYDFYLYGSLAAIIAKHFFAGVNETTAFIFALLAFAAGFAVRPFGAIVFGRLGDMIGRKHTFLITIVIMGVSTAIVGLLPGYATIGVAAPIILITLRLLQGLALGGEYGGAATYVAEHAPKGKRGYFTSWIQTTATLGLFMSLLVILACRTALGTEAFEAWGWRIPFLLSILLLAVSVYIRLQLNESPVFKKMKEEGKSSKAPLTESFARWDNLKIVIMALLGGTAGQAVVWYTGQFYALFFLLQTLKIDPQTANLLIAGSLLIGTPFFVIFGSLSDRIGRKGIIMAGCILAAVTYFPIFHALTQYGNPDVFVAQEKNPVKVIANPDQCSFQFDPVGKAKFTSSCDLAKTILAKRAIPYENVVAEPGTVAQVRIGDKVIESFEGTTLPAADFKTRNDAFTASLGAALKEAGYPEKADPAKTNYPMVLLLLTVLVIYVTMVYGPIAAWLVELFPARIRYTSMSLPYHIGNGWFGGFLPTVAFAMVAATGDIYYGLWYPIVIAVMTAILGIFFMPETKDRDIHHT, encoded by the coding sequence ATGGCAGTACTCGACAGCATGTCCACAGGCAGTGCCCCGCACCACAGCGTCAGCCGAGAGGAACGCAAGGTCATCTTTGCGTCGTCCCTCGGCACGGTGTTCGAGTGGTACGACTTTTATCTCTACGGCTCCCTGGCGGCGATCATCGCCAAGCACTTCTTTGCCGGGGTGAACGAGACCACGGCGTTCATCTTCGCCCTGCTCGCCTTTGCCGCCGGTTTTGCGGTGCGGCCGTTCGGGGCGATTGTGTTCGGGCGGCTGGGTGACATGATCGGGCGCAAGCACACGTTTCTGATCACGATCGTGATCATGGGTGTGTCGACGGCGATTGTCGGGCTCCTGCCTGGTTACGCGACCATCGGGGTTGCGGCGCCGATCATTCTGATTACCCTGCGCCTGCTGCAAGGCCTGGCGCTGGGCGGCGAGTACGGCGGCGCGGCAACGTATGTGGCCGAGCATGCGCCCAAGGGCAAGCGCGGTTATTTCACTTCCTGGATTCAGACCACCGCGACCCTGGGTCTGTTTATGTCGTTGCTGGTGATCCTCGCCTGCCGTACCGCGCTGGGCACCGAAGCGTTCGAGGCCTGGGGCTGGCGGATTCCGTTCCTGCTGTCGATCCTGCTGCTGGCGGTCTCGGTGTACATCCGGTTGCAGCTGAACGAGTCGCCGGTGTTCAAGAAAATGAAGGAAGAAGGCAAGTCGTCGAAAGCCCCGCTGACCGAGTCGTTCGCCCGTTGGGACAACCTGAAAATCGTGATCATGGCCCTGCTCGGCGGCACCGCAGGCCAAGCGGTGGTCTGGTACACCGGGCAGTTCTACGCGCTGTTTTTCCTGCTGCAAACCCTGAAGATCGACCCGCAGACCGCCAATCTTTTGATCGCCGGTTCGCTGCTGATCGGCACGCCGTTCTTCGTGATTTTCGGCAGCCTGTCCGACCGCATCGGGCGCAAGGGCATCATCATGGCCGGGTGCATTCTGGCGGCGGTGACCTACTTCCCGATCTTCCACGCGCTGACCCAGTACGGTAACCCCGACGTGTTCGTCGCCCAGGAGAAGAACCCGGTCAAAGTGATCGCCAACCCCGACCAGTGCTCGTTCCAGTTCGATCCGGTGGGCAAGGCCAAATTCACCAGCTCCTGCGATCTGGCGAAAACCATCCTGGCGAAACGGGCGATCCCGTACGAAAACGTGGTGGCGGAACCGGGCACCGTGGCTCAAGTGCGTATCGGCGACAAGGTCATCGAAAGCTTCGAAGGCACCACCCTGCCAGCCGCTGACTTCAAGACCCGTAACGACGCCTTCACCGCCAGCCTCGGCGCCGCGCTGAAAGAAGCCGGTTACCCGGAAAAAGCCGACCCGGCCAAGACCAATTACCCGATGGTGCTGCTCCTGCTGACCGTGCTGGTGATCTACGTGACCATGGTCTACGGTCCGATTGCCGCGTGGCTGGTCGAGCTGTTCCCGGCGCGCATCCGCTACACCTCGATGTCGCTGCCGTATCACATCGGCAACGGCTGGTTCGGCGGGTTCCTGCCGACGGTGGCGTTTGCGATGGTCGCGGCCACCGGGGATATCTACTACGGCTTGTGGTACCCGATCGTGATTGCGGTGATGACGGCGATTCTGGGGATCTTCTTCATGCCGGAGACCAAGGATCGGGACATTCATCACACCTGA
- a CDS encoding FecR/PupR family sigma factor regulator: MNLQNPQDADDEILNQAAHWCLRLQDETCTPDERQAFQQWIQSSPRHAFEYAKMLEVWELSDQLPDEHDKSKKRKATSLPCSFEEFQRNLTQRG, from the coding sequence ATGAACCTCCAAAACCCTCAAGACGCCGATGACGAAATCCTCAATCAAGCGGCGCACTGGTGCCTGCGTCTGCAAGATGAAACCTGCACGCCTGACGAGCGTCAGGCGTTTCAGCAATGGATTCAGAGCAGCCCGCGCCACGCCTTCGAATACGCGAAGATGCTTGAGGTCTGGGAATTGAGCGATCAATTGCCCGACGAGCACGACAAATCGAAAAAACGCAAAGCCACCAGCCTGCCGTGCAGTTTTGAAGAGTTTCAACGCAACTTGACGCAGCGGGGCTAG
- a CDS encoding PaaI family thioesterase, producing the protein MATPDTSLQDTAAPEGVCFGCGSSNPHGLHIKSFWHADGVHVMAEHVPEAKYCGWPELVYGGLIAMLVDCHSNWTAMAYHYRAEQREPESLPRINCVTGNLGIKFIKPTPMGVPLTLKAKVEGEVGRKTRVICEVYAGDVLTAVGDSVFVRVDTEQLAAAAHGR; encoded by the coding sequence ATGGCCACCCCAGACACCTCCCTGCAAGACACCGCCGCCCCCGAGGGCGTTTGTTTTGGCTGTGGCAGCAGCAACCCGCACGGTTTGCACATCAAGAGTTTCTGGCACGCAGACGGCGTGCACGTCATGGCCGAGCATGTGCCCGAAGCCAAATACTGCGGCTGGCCGGAGCTGGTCTACGGCGGCCTGATCGCGATGCTGGTGGACTGCCATTCCAACTGGACCGCGATGGCTTATCACTACCGGGCCGAGCAACGCGAACCCGAAAGCCTGCCACGCATCAACTGCGTCACCGGCAACCTCGGCATCAAGTTCATCAAGCCAACGCCAATGGGCGTGCCACTTACGCTGAAAGCGAAAGTCGAGGGAGAAGTCGGACGCAAGACCCGTGTGATCTGCGAGGTCTACGCCGGGGATGTGCTGACGGCGGTGGGTGATTCGGTGTTCGTACGAGTGGATACCGAGCAGTTGGCAGCGGCCGCGCACGGTCGCTGA
- a CDS encoding RidA family protein, translating into MPDRKIIIPDSMKTIVERAGYAPAVLVGDTLYCAGQVGRTADLQVIEDPEQQFIRAWENLEEVLQAGGCTFNDVVEMTTYHVDMSQHMPVFREVKNRVFPKGFCAWTCIGVSELAHPGLLVEIKCVAVRRR; encoded by the coding sequence ATGCCCGATCGCAAAATCATCATCCCCGACTCCATGAAAACCATCGTCGAACGCGCCGGCTACGCCCCGGCGGTTCTGGTCGGCGATACGCTTTATTGCGCTGGTCAGGTGGGCCGCACCGCTGATTTGCAAGTCATCGAAGACCCCGAGCAGCAATTCATCCGCGCCTGGGAAAACCTCGAAGAGGTGCTACAGGCCGGTGGCTGCACGTTCAACGATGTGGTGGAGATGACCACCTATCACGTCGACATGAGCCAACACATGCCGGTGTTTCGCGAAGTGAAAAACCGCGTATTCCCCAAAGGCTTCTGCGCCTGGACCTGCATCGGCGTCAGCGAACTGGCCCATCCGGGGCTGCTGGTGGAAATCAAATGCGTGGCGGTGCGCAGACGCTGA
- a CDS encoding agmatine deiminase family protein: MPTRREFIKQVSVAAGVGAAVMGLGLSPARVLAASEGRWFMPDEGDKHERAYMAFGAQDAIWEDFTEDVQEALGRIARAIARYEPLTIYCRSSERSLAEEICGTSNITYQIANLDDIWMRDISANFVIDEKNGLGAVDFNFSGWGNKQQHSKDAKIAKRVAADAQATYQRSELVGEGGGIEVDGHGTAIMTESCWVNENRNPGWSKADVEAELKARLGLRKIIWLPGIKGKDITDAHVDFYARFVTPGVVIANLDTDPRSYDNKVTLAHLEILKKATDADGRPLQIHTVSPPLKPRKTKFNKDNDDFAAGYINYFVINGAVIAPEFGDKDADKKAFDLLKKLYPNRDVVQINIDAIAAGGGGIHCVTSHQPA, translated from the coding sequence ATGCCGACTCGTCGCGAGTTCATCAAACAGGTTTCAGTTGCCGCCGGCGTAGGCGCTGCCGTCATGGGCCTTGGCCTGTCCCCGGCGCGCGTGCTGGCGGCCAGTGAGGGTCGCTGGTTCATGCCCGACGAGGGCGACAAACACGAACGCGCCTACATGGCCTTCGGCGCGCAGGACGCGATCTGGGAAGACTTTACCGAAGACGTTCAGGAAGCGCTGGGCCGGATCGCCCGCGCCATCGCCCGCTACGAACCGCTCACCATCTACTGCCGCAGCAGCGAACGCAGCCTGGCCGAAGAGATCTGCGGCACGTCCAACATCACCTACCAGATCGCCAACCTCGACGACATCTGGATGCGTGACATCAGCGCCAACTTCGTCATCGATGAAAAAAACGGCCTGGGCGCGGTGGACTTCAACTTCAGCGGCTGGGGCAACAAGCAACAGCATTCGAAAGACGCGAAGATCGCCAAGCGCGTGGCGGCCGATGCGCAGGCGACCTACCAGCGCAGCGAACTGGTGGGCGAGGGCGGCGGCATCGAAGTCGACGGTCACGGCACTGCGATCATGACCGAGAGCTGCTGGGTCAACGAAAACCGCAACCCCGGCTGGAGCAAGGCCGACGTCGAGGCGGAACTGAAAGCACGTCTCGGTCTGCGCAAGATCATCTGGCTGCCGGGCATCAAGGGCAAGGACATCACCGACGCGCACGTCGATTTCTATGCACGCTTCGTCACGCCCGGTGTGGTGATCGCCAACCTCGACACCGACCCGCGCTCCTACGACAACAAGGTCACCCTGGCGCACCTGGAAATCCTGAAGAAAGCCACCGACGCCGACGGTCGTCCGTTGCAGATCCACACCGTTTCGCCACCGCTGAAGCCGCGCAAGACCAAATTCAACAAGGACAACGACGACTTCGCGGCCGGTTACATCAACTACTTCGTGATCAACGGCGCGGTGATCGCCCCGGAGTTTGGCGACAAGGACGCCGACAAAAAGGCCTTCGACCTGCTGAAAAAACTCTACCCGAACCGCGACGTGGTGCAGATCAACATCGACGCCATCGCCGCCGGCGGTGGTGGGATTCACTGCGTGACCAGTCACCAGCCGGCGTAA
- a CDS encoding extracellular solute-binding protein — MPTSHKWLLGALGLALAGLMPAVHAEDKTLRLYNWADYFAEDTLSKFTAETGIKVIYDVMDGSETLEAKMLSGGSGYDLIFPGDTVAERLMRAGSLLPLDPSKITAMSDIEPGLQKLRSHFEHSNKATVPYTWGTIGLTYNAEQIKQRMADAPVNSLDMLFKPELAAKFADCGISMIDSPDEVLAVVLNYLGRDPRSAKPADLAAASDLLMKLRPYIRKFQSQPVTDLVNGNLCLSLGYSGDMTQAQRTSDSAGKKTRFQYRVPREGSTVWMDTMAIPVDAKHPEYAYEFINFVMRPENMAAISNFTGYPTSNAKARPNVDEAMRNNPDIYLDEATYARLIPGKDIPQADMRARMRTWTKFKTATAQ; from the coding sequence ATGCCTACTTCACACAAGTGGTTGCTGGGCGCTCTGGGCCTGGCGCTGGCCGGCCTGATGCCGGCCGTGCACGCCGAAGACAAGACGTTGCGGCTGTACAACTGGGCGGATTATTTCGCTGAAGACACGCTGAGCAAATTTACCGCCGAAACCGGGATCAAGGTGATCTACGACGTGATGGACGGCAGCGAAACCCTGGAAGCCAAGATGCTTTCCGGTGGCAGCGGCTACGACCTGATCTTCCCCGGCGACACCGTGGCCGAACGGCTGATGCGCGCCGGCAGCCTGTTGCCGCTGGATCCTTCGAAGATCACCGCGATGAGCGACATCGAGCCCGGCCTGCAAAAACTGCGCAGCCATTTCGAGCATTCGAACAAGGCCACCGTGCCGTACACCTGGGGCACCATCGGTCTGACCTACAACGCCGAGCAGATCAAACAGCGCATGGCCGACGCCCCGGTCAACAGCCTCGACATGCTGTTCAAACCGGAACTGGCGGCCAAATTCGCCGACTGCGGGATTTCGATGATCGACTCGCCGGACGAAGTGCTGGCCGTGGTGCTCAACTATCTGGGCCGCGACCCGCGCAGCGCCAAGCCTGCGGATCTGGCGGCGGCCAGTGACTTGCTGATGAAACTGCGGCCGTATATCCGCAAGTTCCAGTCGCAACCGGTGACCGATCTGGTCAACGGCAACCTGTGCCTGTCCCTCGGCTACAGCGGCGACATGACCCAGGCCCAGCGCACCTCGGACAGCGCCGGCAAGAAGACCCGCTTCCAGTACCGCGTGCCGCGCGAAGGCAGCACGGTGTGGATGGACACCATGGCCATTCCGGTGGATGCCAAACACCCGGAATACGCCTACGAATTCATCAACTTCGTGATGCGCCCGGAGAACATGGCTGCGATCAGCAATTTCACCGGTTACCCGACCTCCAACGCCAAGGCCCGGCCAAACGTGGATGAGGCCATGCGCAACAACCCGGACATCTACCTCGACGAAGCGACCTATGCTCGTCTGATACCGGGCAAGGATATTCCCCAGGCCGACATGCGCGCCCGCATGCGCACCTGGACCAAATTCAAGACCGCCACTGCACAGTGA
- the aguB gene encoding N-carbamoylputrescine amidase, producing MTLLKVATAQMPCTWDLKSNLDRAEQLVREAAGQGAQVILLQELFATPYFCIEQSHQHMALAEEYRDSQVLSRFAALARELGVVLPLSWYEKAGNAYFNSLSVADADGRLLGVYRKTHIPNAIGYQEKEYFSPGDTGFKVWDTAFGRLGVGICWDQWFPETARCLALMGAEVLLFPTAIGSEPGCADLDSRDHWQMTMRGHAAANLLPVIASNRVGREVAGTDATLQMNFYGSSFICNHKGKMLAEADRASTGVLVQSLDLAAMREDRLSWGIYRDRRPEMYGALLSQDGRHLNARWNPQGV from the coding sequence ATGACGCTGCTGAAAGTCGCCACTGCCCAGATGCCGTGCACCTGGGACCTGAAAAGCAACCTTGATCGCGCCGAGCAGTTGGTGCGTGAAGCGGCTGGGCAGGGCGCGCAAGTTATCCTGCTGCAGGAGCTGTTCGCCACGCCGTATTTCTGCATCGAGCAGAGCCATCAGCACATGGCGCTGGCCGAGGAGTACCGCGACAGTCAGGTGCTGTCGCGTTTCGCCGCGCTGGCCCGCGAACTGGGCGTGGTGTTGCCGCTGAGCTGGTATGAGAAGGCCGGCAACGCCTACTTCAACTCGCTGAGCGTGGCGGATGCCGACGGGCGCCTGTTGGGCGTGTACCGCAAGACGCACATCCCCAACGCCATCGGCTATCAGGAGAAGGAATATTTCAGCCCCGGCGACACCGGTTTCAAAGTCTGGGACACCGCGTTCGGCCGCCTCGGCGTCGGCATCTGCTGGGATCAGTGGTTCCCGGAAACCGCCCGCTGCCTGGCGTTGATGGGCGCTGAAGTGCTGCTGTTTCCGACCGCCATCGGCTCGGAACCGGGCTGCGCGGATCTGGATTCGCGCGACCACTGGCAGATGACCATGCGTGGCCACGCGGCTGCCAATCTGCTGCCGGTGATCGCCTCCAACCGCGTTGGCCGCGAAGTGGCCGGCACCGATGCGACGCTGCAAATGAATTTCTACGGCTCGTCGTTCATCTGCAACCACAAGGGAAAAATGCTCGCCGAAGCCGATCGCGCCAGCACCGGTGTCTTGGTGCAAAGCCTGGATCTGGCAGCCATGCGTGAAGATCGCCTGAGCTGGGGCATCTACCGCGACCGTCGTCCGGAAATGTACGGCGCATTGCTGAGCCAGGACGGCCGTCACCTTAACGCCCGCTGGAATCCTCAAGGAGTCTGA
- a CDS encoding agmatine deiminase family protein produces MQQNKNNNSGWMMPAEWVTHAATWMVWPHNQSLWESGWGVTLPLVQEDFARVANAIARFEPVKMVVDPSAIDSAKALCGPNIELIPLAVNDSWCRDSGPSFVVHPAQGLAGVSWRFNAWGGKSAHDLDESLARRVLNHLGGECFGTALSNEGGAIHVDGEGTLITTESVLLNPNRNPGVSKAEMEEIFGRLLGVKKTIWLPGDPDYVTGDMTDGHVDGVCAFARPGVLLVDATHDRSSVYAEVVRENRRALELATDAQGRKFELIELYEATDAVDTEAEVFCASYTNFYIANGAIIMPAYGIEADHVAAETLAKAFPGREVVPVQINHLAHGGGGVHCITQQQPAWPVEG; encoded by the coding sequence ATGCAGCAGAACAAAAACAACAACAGCGGTTGGATGATGCCGGCTGAGTGGGTGACGCACGCGGCGACCTGGATGGTCTGGCCCCACAATCAGTCCCTGTGGGAGTCGGGCTGGGGCGTCACGTTGCCGTTGGTGCAGGAAGATTTCGCCCGCGTGGCCAATGCCATCGCCCGGTTCGAACCGGTGAAAATGGTCGTCGATCCGTCGGCAATCGACAGCGCCAAAGCCTTGTGCGGGCCGAACATCGAACTGATCCCGCTGGCAGTCAACGACAGCTGGTGCCGCGACTCCGGCCCAAGCTTCGTGGTCCACCCGGCGCAAGGTCTGGCCGGGGTGAGCTGGCGCTTCAACGCCTGGGGCGGCAAGTCGGCTCACGATCTGGACGAAAGCCTGGCCCGTCGTGTGCTCAATCATCTGGGCGGCGAGTGCTTCGGCACCGCGTTGAGCAACGAGGGCGGCGCGATCCACGTGGACGGCGAGGGCACGTTGATCACCACCGAATCGGTGCTGCTCAACCCCAACCGCAACCCCGGCGTGAGCAAGGCCGAGATGGAAGAGATCTTCGGTCGTCTGCTCGGCGTGAAGAAAACCATCTGGCTGCCGGGCGATCCGGATTACGTCACCGGCGACATGACCGACGGCCACGTCGATGGCGTCTGCGCCTTCGCCCGTCCCGGCGTGTTGCTGGTGGACGCGACTCATGATCGCAGCTCGGTGTACGCCGAAGTGGTGCGGGAAAACCGCCGCGCACTGGAACTGGCCACCGACGCCCAGGGCCGCAAGTTCGAGCTGATCGAGTTGTACGAAGCCACCGATGCGGTGGACACCGAAGCCGAAGTGTTCTGCGCCTCGTACACCAACTTTTACATCGCCAACGGCGCGATCATCATGCCAGCGTACGGCATCGAGGCCGACCATGTGGCGGCAGAAACCCTGGCCAAGGCGTTCCCGGGGCGTGAAGTGGTGCCGGTGCAGATCAATCATCTGGCCCATGGCGGCGGCGGTGTGCATTGCATCACCCAACAGCAGCCAGCCTGGCCGGTGGAGGGTTGA
- a CDS encoding LysR substrate-binding domain-containing protein: MLKHWPPLSSLRGFEAAARLGSFHKAAEELSLTQSAISQQIRSLEAYLEQPLFFRSGRSVSLTDAGHDLLSTTQAMLQQLSVGIRRLGQYQKPNQLVLNTTPAFARHWLLPRLGDFRRQHPQVDLWIFSTDEVPDMATQTIDLAVRDDISSQAECSFKVLHADRLYPACHPSLLSVPSAQRTTLHGEREMDWSHWAVESGIDVGQQDQGLNFSDPGLLLDAACSGLGIALVSQLLSRQAQQNGLLQPMVEQTIRGPNWALLTHRDSENDPMARCFSQWLTTQLAEPAPQVQTAVK; this comes from the coding sequence ATGCTCAAACACTGGCCACCCCTCAGCTCGTTGCGCGGCTTCGAAGCCGCCGCAAGGCTGGGTAGTTTTCACAAGGCCGCCGAGGAACTGAGCCTCACGCAGTCGGCCATCAGCCAGCAGATCCGCAGCCTTGAGGCGTACCTCGAGCAACCTCTGTTTTTCCGCAGCGGACGCAGCGTCAGCCTGACCGACGCCGGCCACGATCTGCTCAGCACCACCCAGGCCATGCTGCAGCAACTGTCGGTGGGCATCCGGCGGCTGGGGCAATACCAGAAACCCAATCAACTGGTGCTCAACACCACGCCAGCGTTTGCCCGGCACTGGCTGCTGCCGCGCCTGGGGGATTTCCGGCGACAGCATCCGCAGGTCGATCTGTGGATTTTCAGCACCGATGAGGTGCCGGACATGGCGACCCAGACCATCGATCTGGCGGTGCGCGACGACATCAGTTCCCAGGCTGAATGCAGCTTCAAGGTGTTGCACGCAGACCGCCTCTATCCAGCGTGTCACCCGAGCCTGCTGAGCGTGCCGAGCGCGCAGCGGACGACGCTGCACGGCGAGCGGGAAATGGACTGGAGCCATTGGGCGGTGGAATCGGGGATCGATGTCGGCCAGCAGGATCAGGGCTTGAATTTCTCTGATCCGGGGCTGCTGCTGGACGCGGCGTGTTCAGGTCTGGGGATTGCGCTGGTCAGTCAGCTGCTCAGCCGTCAGGCGCAACAAAACGGGTTGTTGCAGCCAATGGTGGAGCAAACCATTCGCGGCCCGAACTGGGCGCTGCTGACGCACCGCGACAGCGAGAACGACCCGATGGCGCGATGCTTCAGTCAATGGCTGACAACTCAGCTGGCAGAACCCGCCCCGCAGGTTCAGACCGCCGTGAAATGA
- a CDS encoding radical SAM protein, which produces MNMYIDIVGACNLSCPSCPMGNSENVNFKKAMQVDMFRKIVEKARNEEVEAIFLYNWTEPLIHPRIGEFVEIINAAGLRSGISSNLNLAKNMETAMLANPWFFRISLSGFYQETYEQGHVGGDIEVVKANMIKLHELKQQHGLNTRIEVYYHRYLDNMEEEGLMREFSQSLGFQFSTGYSVMMPLEKTLALIERDPSVTDTDRETLQRLALPPYDDLVNLVRQYPQQACTLKDDWLVLDCNGNTILCCSIFNQTEYQVGKYLDMPLAQLTERKSTQSNCIDMCNRCANNGLHIYSAHSNRGPLESHAVNRIIDFQRRTIMGLPVDSDRLGRNGEVSAENFDEAQYLHMNQDVRNAISTGAFTSGYQHYVLFGRLEGRLGAGHFTAV; this is translated from the coding sequence ATGAATATGTACATCGATATTGTCGGCGCGTGCAATTTGAGCTGCCCTTCGTGTCCGATGGGTAACTCGGAAAATGTCAACTTCAAGAAAGCCATGCAAGTTGACATGTTCAGGAAGATCGTCGAGAAGGCCCGAAACGAAGAGGTCGAGGCGATCTTTCTGTATAACTGGACCGAGCCGCTGATCCACCCGCGAATTGGCGAGTTTGTCGAAATCATCAACGCGGCCGGTTTGCGCAGCGGCATCAGTTCCAACCTGAATCTGGCGAAAAACATGGAGACGGCAATGCTCGCCAATCCATGGTTCTTCCGTATCTCGCTATCCGGGTTTTATCAGGAGACGTACGAACAGGGCCATGTGGGCGGTGACATTGAAGTCGTCAAGGCCAACATGATCAAACTGCATGAGCTCAAGCAGCAACATGGCTTGAACACGCGGATCGAGGTCTATTACCACCGCTACCTGGACAACATGGAAGAAGAAGGGCTGATGCGCGAATTCAGCCAGAGCCTGGGCTTTCAGTTCTCGACCGGTTATTCAGTGATGATGCCGCTGGAGAAGACGCTGGCGCTGATCGAGCGCGACCCGTCGGTGACCGATACTGATCGCGAGACCCTGCAGCGACTCGCGTTGCCGCCCTACGACGACCTGGTCAATCTGGTCCGCCAGTACCCCCAGCAGGCCTGCACGCTCAAGGATGACTGGCTGGTGCTCGACTGCAATGGCAACACCATCCTGTGTTGTTCGATTTTCAATCAGACCGAATATCAGGTGGGCAAATACCTGGACATGCCGCTGGCGCAACTGACCGAACGCAAGTCCACTCAGTCGAACTGCATCGACATGTGCAATCGCTGCGCGAACAACGGATTGCACATCTACTCGGCGCACTCCAACCGGGGACCGCTCGAAAGTCACGCCGTCAACCGGATCATCGACTTTCAGCGACGCACGATCATGGGGTTGCCAGTTGACAGCGACAGGCTTGGTCGCAATGGCGAAGTCAGTGCCGAGAACTTCGACGAAGCGCAATACCTGCATATGAATCAGGACGTCAGGAACGCGATTTCCACGGGTGCCTTCACCAGCGGTTATCAGCATTACGTACTGTTCGGTCGACTGGAAGGCCGGCTCGGCGCCGGTCATTTCACGGCGGTCTGA
- a CDS encoding LysR family transcriptional regulator — protein sequence MDRFDAMQAFARVVEAGSFTKAAETLHMSKTTVTQLIQQLEARLRVKLLNRTTRKVNVTADGAAYYERVIRLLADMDDAETSLPGATAQPKGRLRVDVPSPLANLILVPALPEFCARYPEIQIDMGVSDRIVDIIDENVDCVIRGGELRDQSLMARRVADLELGVYAAPSYLARAGTPTHPLELEDSHHRVVGFLWARTGRPVPYALRNATENLLIKGRHVLAVDDGNAYLAAGLAGLGVLWLPRYMSAEHEARGELVALFEGWALDPMPLYVAYPPNRHISQKLRVFIDWIVELMAKRANGAELARGALGLSKK from the coding sequence ATGGACCGTTTTGACGCGATGCAAGCCTTCGCCCGAGTGGTGGAGGCGGGCAGTTTCACCAAGGCTGCCGAGACCCTGCACATGAGCAAGACCACCGTGACCCAGCTGATTCAGCAACTGGAGGCGCGGCTGCGAGTGAAGTTGCTCAACCGCACCACGCGCAAGGTCAACGTCACGGCGGACGGTGCGGCGTATTACGAGCGGGTGATCAGGTTACTCGCGGACATGGACGACGCTGAAACCAGCCTTCCCGGCGCGACGGCCCAGCCCAAGGGGCGCTTGCGAGTCGACGTACCCAGCCCCCTGGCCAATCTGATTCTGGTGCCGGCACTGCCTGAGTTCTGTGCGCGATATCCGGAGATCCAGATCGACATGGGCGTCAGCGACCGGATCGTCGACATCATCGATGAAAACGTCGACTGCGTGATCCGCGGCGGGGAGCTGCGGGATCAGTCATTGATGGCCCGTCGGGTCGCCGATCTTGAGCTGGGTGTTTATGCCGCGCCGAGCTATCTGGCCCGGGCCGGCACCCCGACGCATCCCCTGGAACTGGAAGACAGCCATCACCGGGTGGTCGGTTTCCTCTGGGCGCGCACCGGCAGGCCGGTGCCTTACGCCTTGCGCAACGCAACCGAAAATCTGCTGATCAAGGGCCGACATGTCCTGGCGGTCGATGACGGCAATGCCTATCTGGCGGCAGGCCTCGCCGGGCTGGGAGTGCTCTGGCTGCCTCGCTATATGTCAGCAGAGCACGAGGCCCGGGGTGAACTGGTGGCGCTGTTCGAGGGCTGGGCGCTTGACCCGATGCCACTGTACGTTGCGTACCCGCCGAACCGGCATATCAGCCAAAAACTGCGGGTATTTATCGATTGGATCGTGGAATTGATGGCCAAGCGTGCCAATGGCGCGGAACTTGCTCGCGGCGCTCTCGGACTGTCAAAAAAATAG
- a CDS encoding RidA family protein, whose product MTRAQPKRDVVFPPGRHALYERNRYSPAVRSNGFLFVSGQVGSLEDGSPEPDLKQQVRLAFTNLNAILGAAGGSFDDVVDVTVFMVDPQSTFETIWEVVPEFWGEAPHPTITAVGVTWLYGFQFEIKVIARLPE is encoded by the coding sequence ATGACCCGTGCCCAGCCAAAACGCGACGTGGTTTTCCCGCCTGGACGCCATGCGCTTTACGAGCGCAATCGCTACTCCCCGGCGGTCCGTTCCAACGGTTTTCTGTTCGTCTCCGGCCAGGTCGGCAGCCTCGAGGACGGCTCACCGGAGCCGGATCTCAAACAACAGGTGCGACTGGCCTTCACCAACCTCAATGCGATCCTCGGCGCGGCCGGCGGCAGCTTCGATGATGTGGTGGACGTGACGGTGTTCATGGTCGACCCGCAATCGACCTTCGAAACCATCTGGGAAGTAGTGCCCGAGTTCTGGGGCGAGGCGCCGCATCCGACGATTACCGCAGTCGGCGTGACGTGGCTGTATGGGTTTCAGTTCGAGATCAAGGTGATTGCCAGGTTGCCGGAGTAG